Proteins co-encoded in one Halorussus vallis genomic window:
- a CDS encoding MATE family efflux transporter, whose protein sequence is MTTGAVTPKLASLAWPLVAGNLLQTVYNLADMFWVGRVGATAVAAVSLMFPTAWLFVSIAMGLTAASVALVSQHVGAGEDRAADNVVAQTTLLTVVVALALSAFGYAFRRPLVSLVGAEGQVYAYALQYIEVLFVSIPFTFLFFVFRAVLRGAGDTRTAMWLMVFSAGMNVVLDPLFILSYGPFPAWEVRGAAVATLISRVFAAIVGVYILLRGDWGVKLYVSDLRPDWPVLKKLVDVGYPATIDGAARSFAAVAMAALVARFGPIPTAAYGVGVRLMSVSWTVSGAVGQAAATGVGQNLGADTPDRAAEVTWKATAGTMVVLFGAGALIFAFPDEAIRLFVDDPDVVAEGVDFLQVIAPFLAFFGGLMVIQGGFRGAGNTRAAMALSFLSRWLMRIPAALLFAYGWTLPVGSVTLAGLAWGVDGLWWAWSFSAFGSFLLGVAWFSLGRWREGVVEKQRPAPGD, encoded by the coding sequence ATGACGACCGGCGCGGTAACGCCGAAACTCGCCAGCCTGGCGTGGCCGCTGGTCGCCGGCAATCTGCTCCAGACGGTCTACAACCTCGCGGACATGTTCTGGGTGGGTCGAGTCGGCGCGACGGCCGTCGCGGCCGTCTCGCTGATGTTCCCGACCGCGTGGCTGTTCGTCTCCATCGCGATGGGCCTGACCGCGGCGTCGGTCGCGCTCGTCTCCCAGCACGTCGGCGCGGGCGAGGACCGCGCCGCCGACAACGTGGTCGCCCAGACGACCCTCCTCACTGTCGTCGTGGCGCTCGCGCTGTCGGCGTTCGGCTACGCCTTCCGGCGACCACTCGTCTCGCTGGTCGGCGCGGAGGGGCAGGTGTACGCCTACGCGCTCCAGTACATCGAAGTGCTGTTCGTCTCGATTCCGTTCACGTTCCTCTTCTTCGTCTTCCGGGCGGTGTTGCGCGGCGCGGGCGACACGCGGACCGCGATGTGGCTGATGGTGTTCTCCGCGGGGATGAACGTCGTGCTCGACCCGCTGTTCATCCTCAGCTACGGGCCGTTCCCGGCCTGGGAGGTCCGGGGCGCCGCGGTGGCGACGCTCATCTCGCGGGTGTTCGCCGCCATCGTCGGCGTGTACATCCTCCTGCGGGGCGACTGGGGCGTGAAACTGTACGTCTCGGACCTGCGGCCCGACTGGCCGGTCTTGAAGAAACTCGTCGACGTGGGCTACCCCGCGACCATCGACGGTGCGGCCCGGAGCTTCGCGGCGGTCGCCATGGCGGCGCTGGTCGCGCGGTTCGGCCCGATTCCGACCGCGGCCTACGGCGTCGGCGTCAGGCTGATGTCCGTCTCCTGGACCGTCTCAGGCGCCGTCGGACAGGCGGCCGCTACGGGCGTCGGCCAGAACCTCGGCGCCGACACCCCCGACCGCGCCGCGGAGGTGACCTGGAAGGCCACCGCGGGGACGATGGTGGTCCTGTTCGGGGCGGGCGCGCTCATATTCGCGTTCCCCGACGAGGCGATTCGACTCTTCGTCGACGACCCCGACGTGGTCGCGGAGGGCGTCGACTTCCTCCAAGTCATCGCGCCGTTCCTTGCCTTCTTCGGCGGCCTGATGGTGATACAGGGCGGCTTCCGCGGGGCGGGCAACACCCGGGCGGCGATGGCCCTCTCCTTCCTCTCGCGCTGGCTGATGCGGATTCCGGCCGCGCTCCTGTTCGCCTACGGCTGGACGCTCCCCGTGGGGTCGGTCACCCTCGCCGGACTCGCGTGGGGCGTCGACGGCCTCTGGTGGGCCTGGTCGTTCTCCGCGTTCGGGTCGTTCCTGCTCGGCGTCGCGTGGTTCAGCCTCGGGCGCTGGCGGGAGGGCGTCGTGGAGAAACAGCGACCCGCGCCTGGCGACTGA